From the Candidatus Zixiibacteriota bacterium genome, the window TCCCGGCGATATCTGCTCCGGACTGGAATCAGAATACATACGTCTGTCGGAGTGTTCAGCGAGTCGCTCGCGCATAAGTGAGAATGCACTGCTGCAGTCGCTACTCTCATCGCATTTCAGAACCAGCTCGCTTCCGCTGCCGGTGAGAGGCTTGATTACAGATGGATAACCGGTTGATTCATGAAAATCGACTGCTTCAGATTCACTCGAAACAAGAGCTGCTCTGGGGCAGAGCAGACCGGCTTCATACCAAGCCTTGTGCGTTTCGTACTTGTTGCGGCAGACAGCCACAGCATGAGTCGACGGGTATGGCAGATCAAGCTTCTCCGCAAGGTATGCCGCAAGACTGAGAGATTCGCAATCAAAGCAAGCTATGCCTGATGCAATCATGCCATTTGCGGCGAGGTACGTCTTCAGCTCAACGAGAGCACCATCACGATCAGACAGATCGCTTTGCACCTCGTCGACGACGAATTGCTCCCTGCCGACCCAGTGCACGCTCGCAGAGTCGTTCAGGAAGATAGCCCGTTGCGGAAACCTGTGCCGGATAATCGACACATAGTCGGGAGTGGTCCCGACGACTACTATCCGCCTATCCGGCATAACCTACCTTTCGCGTTTCTGCACGTCTGCTGACCTGAATCGGAGCAGTACCGCATAGCGCATACAATGGGCGAGGACTCAGGTGGAACATCGGTTTCCATGAAAACTCGCCGCAGAGAAAGTCAACTTGCTCAAAGCGCTGCCGGCAGGCCCATTGCATGTGATGCATGTTGATGAGCTTTGCCACTCCGGGGTAGTCGGCATCGGTACCGCCGGCCACGAGAACATAGGCACCATTGAATATGCAACCGACATCCACGGCCGCCGGCTTCTCATCAATTACTACAGTCGTGATCCTCAGCCAGCCTCGTTCGTGAAGCAGGGCTACCATCTCCCGGAAGCTCTCCCTGAAGCGGATATCATGAAAGTAGGAGCGCTCTTCGAAGCGATTGAGATTCATGCTCATCAGCACATCGACATCAGACAGATTATCGTAACGGAATTGGGCACCCTTCGCTTCGAGATCGGAGATGGTCTGACTGATCCGCCGGAACGATTTGCTCGAGAACTGGCTATAGTAGTTCTCGATCTTGAAATCGTGCTGGGGCGGAAGAAACAGATACCCGACCTCATCGACATCCATCTGCCACTCATGCAGCGTATCTATGCTATTCAGGTAGCGAAGGTGATAACTTCCGGGACACCCCGCAAAGAGAGCTTCAAGAATGCTCTCATTCTCCGCATAGATCCTGTTCTGCTCAATCCATGTCTTCCCGTCCCAGGTCTCTCCGGGAAAGTATCCGTACGTCTGATCTTCCTCAATCCAACTAAGCGGAAGCAGGCCCCTGACTCGTCCATCCTCTTCCGCAGCAATGAAAAGCCGTTGCCTGTTGTAGTTCCGGTCAAAGCATTCCCGAACATCCCAGAAGTCCCAGATCGATGTCTGCGGCATCACGGCATTCCACAAGCGTTTGCAGTCGTCGTAACCGGAATAGGAGCGTATCTCTAACATGGGTTACTTCCTGAGATTCGTATGAGTGATGCAATAAGTTCCGCCGAAGAACTTCCTCGCGA encodes:
- a CDS encoding GNAT family N-acetyltransferase, giving the protein MLEIRSYSGYDDCKRLWNAVMPQTSIWDFWDVRECFDRNYNRQRLFIAAEEDGRVRGLLPLSWIEEDQTYGYFPGETWDGKTWIEQNRIYAENESILEALFAGCPGSYHLRYLNSIDTLHEWQMDVDEVGYLFLPPQHDFKIENYYSQFSSKSFRRISQTISDLEAKGAQFRYDNLSDVDVLMSMNLNRFEERSYFHDIRFRESFREMVALLHERGWLRITTVVIDEKPAAVDVGCIFNGAYVLVAGGTDADYPGVAKLINMHHMQWACRQRFEQVDFLCGEFSWKPMFHLSPRPLYALCGTAPIQVSRRAETRKVGYAG